One stretch of Mangifera indica cultivar Alphonso chromosome 9, CATAS_Mindica_2.1, whole genome shotgun sequence DNA includes these proteins:
- the LOC123225071 gene encoding structural maintenance of chromosomes protein 2-1 — translation MYIKEICLEGFKSYASRTVVPGFDPYFNAITGLNGSGKSNILDSICFVLGITNLQQVRASNLQELVYKQGQAGITKATVSIVFDNSDRNRSPLGYEEHPEITVTRQIVVGGRNKYLINGKLSQPSQVQTLFHSVQLNVNNPHFLIMQGRITKVLNMKPPEILSMLEEAAGTRMYETKKESALKTLEKKQSKVDEMNNLLDQEILPALEKLRKERTQYMQWANGNAELDRLRRFCIAYEYVQAEKIRDSAVGEVEQVKAKIAEIDDDTKSTDLKIEEMEKQVSNLSAEKEASMGGEVRILSEKVDAISQDLVREVSVLNNKDDTLRSEKENAEKIVHNIEELKQSVEEKASAVRKSEEGAADLKMRVEELSKSLEEYEKDYQGVLAGKSSGKEEKCLEDQLGDAKVAVGSAETELKQLKTRISHCEKELKEKRHQLMSKREEAISVENELNVRRKDVENIKQALESVPYKEGQMEVLQRDRTSEMELVQKLKDDIRDLSAHLANVQFTYCDPVKNFDRSKVKGVVAKLIKVKDSSTMTALEVTAGGKLFNVIVDTENTGKQLLQNGDLRRRVTIIPLNKIQANTVPSRVQQAAARLVGKENAELALSLVGYSDELKSAMEYVFGSTFVCKSIDSAKEVAFNHEIRTPSVTLEGDIFQPSGLLTGGSRKGGGDLLRQLHNLAEAESNLLIHQKKLSEIEAKIKELLPLQKKFMDLKSQLELRSYDLSLFEGRAEQNEHHKLGEMVKKIEQELEEAKAAAKEKQVLYEKCVSTVSMLEKSIKEHDNNREGILKDLEKKIKAVKVQMQSASKDLKRHENERERLVMEQEAITKEQASLENQLAALKLQINGLTSEVEAQKAKVASTRNYHDQAQSELNSIRLKMKECDSQISGIVKEQQKLQHKLSETRLERKKLENEVKRMEMEQKDCSTKVDRLIEKHAWISSEKQLFGRSGTDYDFSSRDPIKAREELEKLQAEQSGLEKRVNKKVMSMFEKAEDEYHDLMSKKNIIENDKSKIKKVIEELDEKKKETLKVTWVKVNKDFGSIFSTLLPGTMGKLEPPEGGSFLDGLEVCVAFGGVWKQSLSELSGGQRSLLALSLILALLLFKPAPLYILDEVDAALDLSHTQNIGRMIKTHFPHSQFIVVSLKEGMFNNANVLFRTKFVDGVSTVQRTVATKQTN, via the exons ATGTACATAAAAGAGATATGCTTGGAGGGGTTCAAATCCTATGCGTCAAGGACAGTGGTACCGGGTTTTGATCCGTATTTTAATGCGATAACGGGTCTAAATGGGTCTGGAAAATCCAATATTCTGGATTCAATTTGTTTCGTTTTGGGTATAACCAATTTGCAACAGGTTCGTGCTTCGAACCTTCAGGAGCTTGTGTACAAGCAAGGCCAAGCTGGAATTACTAAAGCTACTGTTTCCATCGTGTTTGATAATTCTGATAGGAATCGAAGCCCTCTTGGATATGAGGAACATCCAGAGATTACTGTCACTCGACAG ATTGTGGTTGGTGGAAGGAACAAATATCTTATCAATGGAAAACTTTCTCAGCCTAGTCAAGTCCAAACCCTCTTTCATTCAGTGCAGCTCAATGTTAACAATCCACATTTTCTCATAATGCAAGGTCGAATCACCAAGGTCTTAAATATGAAACCCCCAGAAATTCTTTCTATGCTTGAAGAGGCTGCTGGGACAAGAATGTATGAAACAAAGAAAGAGTCTGCATTGAAAACACTTGAGAAGAAGCAGAGTAAGGTTGATGAGATGAATAATCTTCTTGACCAGGAAATATTGCCTGCTTTGGAGAAACTAAGGAAAGAACGAACTCAATACATGCAATGGGCTAATGGCAATGCTGAATTAGATCGACTAAGAAGGTTCTGCATTGCCTATGAATATGTTCAAGCCGAAAAGATCAGAGACAGTGCAGTTGGGGAAGTGGAACAGGTGAAGGCAAAGATTGCTGAAATCGATGACGATACAAAAAGCACAGATTTGAAAATAGAGGAAATGGAAAAGCAAGTATCAAACTTGTCTGCTGAAAAGGAAGCCAGCATGGGTGGGGAAGTCAGAATTTTGTCAGAGAAAGTAGATGCAATATCTCAAGATCTTGTGCGTGAAGTGTCTGTATTGAATAACAAGGATGACACACTCAGGAGTGAGAAAGAGAATGCTGAAAAG ATTGTTCATAATATTGAAGAGCTGAAGCAATCTGTAGAAGAGAAGGCCTCTGCTGTCAGAAAATCTGAAGAAGGAGCTGCCGATCTCAAAATGAGAGTTGAAGAACTTTCTAAGAGCCTGGAagagtatgaaaaagattacCAG GGTGTACTAGCTGGGAAGAGCAGTGGGAAGGAGGAGAAATGCCTTGAAGACCAGCTAGGCGATGCCAAGGTCGCTGTTGGGAGTGCTGAAACTGAATTGAAACAACTGAAAACTAGAATAAGTCATTGTGAGAAGGAGTTGAAAGAGAAAAGACATCAGTTAATGTCAAAGCGTGAGGAAGCTATTTCTGTAGAGAATGAACTGAATGTTAGAAGAAAAGATgtagaaaatattaaacaagCGTTGGAATCTGTTCCATATAAAGAGGGCCAGATGGAAGTGTTACAAAGG GACCGCACATCTGAGATGGAGTTGGTGCAGAAGTTGAAGGATGATATACGGGATCTTTCAGCTCATTTAGCAAACGTGCAGTTCACATACTGTGATCCTGTGAAGAATTTTGATAGATCAAAGGTTAAGGGTGTGGTTGCTAAACTTATTAAAGTAAAGGATAGCTCCACAATGACTGCCTTAGAG GTGACTGCTGGaggaaaattatttaatgttattgtAGACACTGAAAATACTGGAAAACAACTGCTTCAAAATGGTGATCTTCGGAGGAGAGTAACAATCATTCCTTTGAATAAAATTCAAGCCAATACTGTTCCTTCCAGAGTTCAGCAGGCTGCTGCTAGATTG GTTGGCAAGGAAAATGCCGAACTTGCTCTTTCTTTGGTTGGCTACAGTGACGAATTAAAG AGTGCTATGGAATATGTTTTCGGTTCTACCTTTGTCTGCAAAAGCATTGATTCTGCAAAAGAG GTTGCTTTTAATCATGAAATTCGCACTCCAAGTGTTACACTTGAAGGTGATATATTTCAGCCCAGTGGTCTTCTAACTGGTGGAAGCCGCAA GGGTGGAGGTGATCTGTTAAGGCAACTTCATAATTTAGCGGAGGCTGAATCTAATCTTTTGATACATCAGAAAAAGCTATCTGAAATTGAAGCGAAG ATAAAGGAACTTCTGCCTCTTCAGAAAAAGTTTATGGACCTTAAATCTCAGTTAGAACTAAGATCATATGATCTTTCATTATTCGAGGGTAGGGCTGAGCAAAATGAGCATCACAAG CTTGGTGAGATGGTGAAGAAGATTGAACAAGAGCTTGAAGAAGCAAAAGCTGCTGCCAAAGAGAAGCAAGTTTTGTATGAAAAATGTGTTAGTACAGTGTCGATGCTTGAGAAATCAATCAAAGAGCATGATAATAATCGAGAGGGCATACTCAAAGATTTAGAGAAAAAGATTAAGGCTGTAAAAGTTCAAATGCAGTCAGCTTCAAAGGATCTAAAG AGGcatgaaaatgaaagagagagacTTGTTATGGAGCAGGAAGCAATCACCAAGGAACAAGCATCTTTAGAGAATCAATTAGCTGCATTGAAATTGCAGATTAATGGTCTCACTTCAGAAGTAGAAGCACAAAAAGCCAAG GTTGCTTCCACGCGGAATTATCATGATCAAGCACAGTCTGAGCTCAATTCGATTCGTTTAAAGATGAAGGAATGTGACTCTCAAATTAGTGGCATTGTAAAGGAGCAGCAGAAACTTCAACATAAGCTCAGTGAGACAAGACTTGAGAGGAAGAAGCTGGAAAATGAG GTAAAACGGATGGAGATGGAGCAGAAAGATTGCTCTACAAAGGTTGACAGATTGATTGAAAAGCATGCCTGGATTTCATCTGAGAAACAGCTATTTGGAAGAAGTGGAACAGATTATGATTTTTCATCCCGTGATCCTATTAAAGCCAGGGAAGAGCTCGAGAAACTTCAAGCCGAGCAATCAGG CCTGGAGAAAAGGGTTAACAAGAAAGTTATGTCAATGTTTGAGAAAGCAGAAGATGAGTACCATGATTTGATGTCCAAGAAAAACATTATTGAG AATGACAAGTCTAAAATCAAGAAGGTCATTGAAGAGCTAGatgagaagaagaaggaaactCTAAAAGTTACTTGGGTCAAAGTCAACAA AGACTTTGGATCAATCTTTTCTACTTTGTTACCTGGCACAATGGGAAAGCTAGAACCTCCTGAAGGTGGTAGCTTCCTTGATGGTCTAGAAGTTTGTGTTGCTTTTGGAGGTGTTTGGAAACAGTCCTTGTCAGAACTGAGCGGAGGTCAAAGATCTCTACTAGCACTATCTTTGATTTTAGCATTGCTTCTCTTCAAGCCAGCTCCTCTTTATATACTGGATGAG GTTGATGCAGCCCTTGATTTAAGTCACACGCAAAACATAGGGAGAATGATCAAGACTCACTTTCCTCATTCACAG TTTATTGTGGTTTCGCTAAAAGAAGGCATGTTCAACAATGCTAATGTTCTCTTCCGGACAAAATTTGTGGATGGTGTGTCTACTGTTCAGAGGACTGTGGCTACAAAGCAGACCAACTGA